A stretch of the Streptomyces ortus genome encodes the following:
- a CDS encoding M4 family metallopeptidase — protein MTPLYARRHRTTLAIATAVAAGALLTTGLTTAAAQTPAETSDATLAAAPVQLTPAARTTLIAKADAATTETADEIGLGAKEKLVVRDVLKDADGTTHTRYERTYAGLPVLGGDLVVHETKAGKTTGVTKATKATIKVTDVTPSIAKSAAEKQAVSAAKAEGSKKSAADKAPRKVVWAADGKPVLAYETVVGGFQHDGTPQELHVVTDAESGKKLYEWEAVKTGIGNSQYSGKVTIGTSLSGSTYQLNDTSRGSHKTYNLNRGTSGTGTLFTDADDTWGTGAASNTQTAAVDAHYGAQVTWDFYKNVLGRTGIKNNGVAAYSRVHYSTAYVNAFWQDSCFCMTYGDGAGSAKPLTSLDVAGHEMSHGVTANTAGLNYSGESGGLNEATSDIFGTAVEFYAASSSDVGDYLIGEKIDINGNGTPLRYMDKPSKDGASKDSWSSSLGSVDVHYSSGPANHFFYLLSEGSGAKTINGVSYNSTTSNGTTLTGIGRDKAIKIWYKALTEYMTSTTKYAGARTATLSAASALYGSTSTEYKAVAAAWSGVNVA, from the coding sequence GTGACCCCCCTCTACGCGCGTCGCCACCGCACCACGCTCGCCATCGCCACCGCTGTCGCGGCCGGTGCCCTCCTCACCACCGGTCTGACCACCGCCGCCGCCCAGACCCCGGCGGAGACCTCCGACGCGACCCTCGCCGCGGCGCCGGTCCAGCTGACCCCGGCGGCCCGTACGACCCTCATCGCGAAGGCCGACGCCGCCACCACGGAGACCGCCGACGAGATAGGTCTCGGCGCCAAGGAGAAGCTGGTCGTCAGAGACGTCCTCAAGGACGCCGACGGCACCACCCACACCCGCTACGAGCGCACCTACGCGGGTCTCCCGGTCCTCGGCGGCGACCTGGTCGTCCACGAGACCAAGGCCGGGAAGACCACGGGCGTGACCAAGGCGACCAAGGCGACCATCAAGGTCACCGACGTCACCCCGTCCATCGCCAAGTCGGCGGCCGAGAAGCAGGCCGTGTCCGCCGCGAAGGCCGAGGGCAGCAAGAAGTCCGCCGCCGACAAGGCGCCCCGCAAGGTCGTCTGGGCGGCCGACGGCAAGCCGGTCCTCGCCTACGAGACGGTCGTCGGCGGCTTCCAGCACGACGGCACCCCGCAGGAGCTGCACGTCGTCACCGACGCCGAGTCGGGCAAGAAGCTGTACGAGTGGGAGGCGGTCAAGACCGGCATCGGCAACAGCCAGTACTCCGGCAAGGTCACCATCGGCACCTCCCTGTCGGGCTCGACGTACCAGCTCAACGACACCTCGCGCGGCTCGCACAAGACGTACAACCTGAACAGGGGCACCTCAGGCACCGGCACCCTGTTCACCGACGCGGACGACACCTGGGGCACGGGCGCGGCGTCCAACACCCAGACCGCCGCGGTCGACGCGCACTACGGCGCCCAGGTCACCTGGGACTTCTACAAGAACGTGCTCGGGCGCACCGGCATCAAGAACAACGGCGTCGCGGCCTACTCCCGCGTCCACTACAGCACGGCGTACGTCAACGCCTTCTGGCAGGACTCCTGCTTCTGCATGACGTACGGCGACGGCGCGGGCAGCGCCAAGCCGCTCACCTCGCTGGACGTCGCGGGCCACGAGATGAGCCACGGCGTGACCGCGAACACCGCGGGCCTCAACTACAGCGGCGAGTCGGGCGGTCTGAACGAGGCCACCTCCGACATCTTCGGCACGGCGGTCGAGTTCTACGCGGCCAGCTCGTCCGACGTCGGCGACTACCTCATCGGCGAGAAGATCGACATCAACGGCAACGGCACCCCGCTGCGGTACATGGACAAGCCGAGCAAGGACGGCGCGTCCAAGGACAGCTGGTCGTCCAGCCTCGGCTCGGTGGACGTGCACTACTCCTCCGGCCCGGCGAACCACTTCTTCTACCTCCTGTCGGAGGGCAGCGGCGCCAAGACGATCAACGGAGTCAGCTACAACTCCACGACGTCCAACGGCACGACGCTCACCGGCATCGGCCGCGACAAGGCCATCAAGATCTGGTACAAGGCGCTCACCGAGTACATGACGTCCACGACGAAGTACGCGGGCGCCCGTACGGCGACGCTGAGCGCGGCGTCGGCGCTGTACGGCTCGACGAGCACCGAGTACAAGGCGGTGGCGGCTGCCTGGTCCGGCGTGAACGTGGCATGA
- a CDS encoding M4 family metallopeptidase: protein MRRTSHRPTARSLPRKATAGALVAVAALLAAAVQTGAATADAPPAPGKLDKGSLAIKLSPAQRAALLSDADSAKADTAADLGLGAKEKLVVRDVVKDADGTVHTRYERTYAGLPVLGGDLVVDTAKSGRTEGVTRAVKARLTGLATSAAVKPAVAEKQALRAASAEGSKRTEADGARKVIWAASGKPTLAYETVVGGLQHDGTPNELHVITDAATGEKLYEYQGVDNGTGNTQYSGSVTLGSAQSGSTYNLTDTTRGNHKTNNLNRGTSGTGTLFSGPDDVWGNGAASNTETAAADAHYGAALTWDYYKNVQGRTGIRGDGVGAYSRVHYSSNYVNAFWQDSCFCMTYGDGSGNAKPLTSIDVAAHEMTHGVTANTAGLVYSGESGGLNEATSDIFAAAVEFYAGNSSDVGDYLVGEKIDINGNGTPLRYMDKPSKDGASKDSWYSGIGSVDVHYSSGPANHFFYLLSEGSGAKTVNGVAYDSPTSDGLPVTGIGREKAALIWFKALTTKFTTTTNYAAARTGTLAVAGELYGTTSAEYTAVQNAWAGINVGTRPGGGGGGTSFENTTAVSIPDNGAAVTSSITVSGQAGNAPSNLIVTPNITHTWRGDLVIDLVAPDGSTYRLKSFSSSDSADNVTEPYTVNASTEVANGTWQLKVQDQAAQDTGRINSWKITFPQS from the coding sequence TTGAGACGCACCTCCCACAGACCCACCGCCCGTTCCCTCCCCCGCAAGGCGACGGCCGGCGCGCTCGTCGCCGTCGCCGCCCTGCTCGCCGCGGCCGTCCAGACGGGCGCCGCGACCGCCGACGCCCCACCCGCCCCGGGCAAGCTCGACAAGGGTTCCCTCGCCATCAAGCTCTCCCCCGCCCAGCGCGCCGCGCTGCTGAGCGACGCCGACTCCGCGAAGGCGGACACCGCGGCCGACCTCGGCCTGGGCGCCAAGGAGAAGCTGGTCGTCCGTGACGTCGTCAAGGACGCGGACGGCACCGTCCACACGCGCTACGAGCGCACCTACGCCGGACTCCCGGTCCTCGGCGGCGACCTGGTGGTCGACACCGCGAAGTCGGGGAGGACGGAGGGCGTCACCCGGGCGGTGAAGGCCCGGCTCACGGGACTCGCCACCAGCGCCGCGGTGAAGCCGGCGGTCGCCGAGAAGCAGGCGCTCAGGGCGGCCTCGGCCGAGGGCTCGAAGAGGACCGAGGCCGACGGGGCCCGCAAGGTGATCTGGGCGGCGAGCGGCAAGCCGACGCTCGCGTACGAGACGGTCGTCGGGGGCCTCCAGCACGACGGCACCCCCAACGAACTGCACGTCATCACGGACGCGGCCACCGGCGAGAAGCTCTACGAGTACCAGGGCGTCGACAACGGCACGGGCAACACCCAGTACAGCGGCTCGGTGACGCTCGGCAGCGCCCAGTCCGGGTCGACGTACAACCTCACGGACACGACCCGCGGGAACCACAAGACCAACAACCTGAACCGCGGCACGTCGGGCACCGGCACGCTCTTCTCCGGGCCGGACGACGTGTGGGGCAACGGCGCCGCCTCGAACACCGAGACGGCCGCCGCGGACGCCCACTACGGGGCCGCGCTGACCTGGGACTACTACAAGAACGTCCAGGGCCGCACGGGCATCCGCGGCGACGGCGTCGGCGCGTACTCCCGCGTCCACTACAGCAGCAACTACGTCAACGCGTTCTGGCAGGACTCCTGCTTCTGCATGACGTACGGCGACGGGTCGGGCAACGCCAAGCCGCTCACGTCGATCGACGTGGCCGCGCACGAGATGACGCACGGCGTGACCGCGAACACCGCGGGGCTCGTCTACAGCGGCGAGTCGGGCGGACTGAACGAGGCGACCTCCGACATCTTCGCGGCGGCCGTCGAGTTCTACGCGGGCAACAGCTCCGACGTGGGCGACTACCTGGTCGGCGAGAAGATCGACATCAACGGCAACGGCACCCCGCTGCGGTACATGGACAAGCCGAGCAAGGACGGCGCGTCCAAGGACAGCTGGTACTCGGGGATCGGATCGGTGGACGTCCACTACTCCTCGGGCCCCGCGAACCACTTCTTCTACCTCCTCTCGGAGGGCAGCGGCGCCAAGACCGTGAACGGCGTCGCCTACGACTCGCCGACCTCGGACGGTCTGCCGGTCACCGGCATCGGCCGGGAGAAGGCCGCGCTGATCTGGTTCAAGGCGCTCACCACGAAGTTCACCACCACGACCAACTACGCGGCGGCACGCACCGGCACGCTCGCGGTGGCGGGTGAGCTGTACGGCACCACCAGCGCCGAGTACACGGCCGTGCAGAACGCCTGGGCCGGCATCAACGTCGGCACCCGGCCGGGCGGCGGGGGCGGCGGCACGTCCTTCGAGAACACGACCGCGGTATCGATTCCGGACAACGGAGCCGCCGTCACCTCCTCGATAACTGTTTCCGGCCAGGCCGGAAACGCCCCCTCCAACTTGATCGTGACGCCGAACATCACCCACACCTGGCGCGGTGACCTGGTCATCGACCTGGTGGCACCGGACGGCTCCACGTACCGCCTCAAGTCCTTCAGCTCCTCGGACTCCGCGGACAACGTCACCGAGCCCTACACGGTCAACGCCTCGACCGAAGTCGCCAATGGCACCTGGCAGTTGAAGGTCCAGGACCAGGCGGCACAGGACACCGGCAGGATCAACAGCTGGAAGATCACCTTCCCGCAGAGTTAG
- a CDS encoding S8 family serine peptidase, which yields MRVTRTRRLHRAGGVTAVLTAAAVSAPALPAHAAHEGRITGSAGAGSVGGSYIVTLKAATKAPSKAGRAVATTYGARTSHTCSTALNGYAVRAGERQARRLAADPRVASVARDATVSVVADPSLGGPPDPRLDAAVRDSIASGVTYTVAAGNDDGPADLVSPARVEEANTVGASDRQDARAYFSNWGARLDLFAPGVDVTSASHSGDSGTAAFSGTSMASPHGAGAVAPYLADHPSATPAEVGEALVDRAAAGELSDVGPASPDKLLQVSDF from the coding sequence ATGCGAGTGACGCGCACACGGCGGCTGCACCGGGCGGGAGGGGTGACCGCGGTCCTGACGGCCGCGGCGGTCTCGGCTCCCGCCCTGCCCGCGCACGCCGCGCACGAGGGCCGGATCACCGGCAGTGCGGGAGCCGGCTCCGTCGGCGGCAGTTACATCGTGACGCTCAAGGCGGCCACGAAGGCTCCGTCGAAGGCGGGCAGGGCGGTCGCCACCACGTACGGAGCGAGAACAAGCCACACCTGCAGCACGGCGCTCAACGGCTACGCGGTGCGGGCCGGCGAGCGGCAGGCGCGCCGCCTGGCCGCCGACCCCCGGGTCGCCTCGGTCGCCCGGGACGCCACGGTGAGCGTCGTCGCCGATCCGAGCCTGGGCGGTCCCCCGGACCCGCGGTTGGACGCCGCCGTACGCGACTCCATCGCGTCCGGCGTCACGTACACGGTCGCGGCCGGCAACGACGACGGCCCGGCGGACCTCGTCTCACCGGCCCGCGTCGAGGAGGCGAACACGGTCGGGGCGAGCGACCGGCAGGACGCCAGGGCGTACTTCTCCAACTGGGGCGCGCGGCTCGACCTGTTCGCGCCGGGCGTGGACGTCACCTCCGCCTCGCACTCCGGCGACTCCGGTACGGCGGCCTTCTCCGGTACCTCGATGGCGTCGCCCCATGGCGCCGGCGCGGTCGCGCCGTATCTCGCCGATCATCCCTCGGCGACCCCGGCGGAGGTCGGCGAAGCCCTCGTCGACCGGGCCGCCGCCGGGGAGCTGTCGGACGTGGGACCGGCCTCCCCCGACAAGCTCTTGCAGGTCAGCGACTTTTGA
- a CDS encoding glycosyltransferase family 1 protein, with amino-acid sequence MKAIRRFTVRPVLPEALHPLSDLARNLRWSWHAETRDLFQSVDPERWTASGCDPVQLLGSVSSGRLAQLAGDRRFLRRLSAAADDLNDYVTGDRWYQSQPPELPAAIAYFSPEFGITAALPQYSGGLGILAGDHLKAASDLGVPLIGVGLLYRHGYFRQSLSRDGWQQEHYPVLDPNELPVSLLREADGTPSQVSLALPGGTALHARIWLAQVGRVPLLLLDSDVEENDLGERGVTDRLYGGGSEHRLLQEMLLGIGGVRAVRTYCRLTGHAKPEVFHTNEGHAGFLGLERIHELSYEDLDFEAALEAVRAGTVFTTHTPVPAGIDRFDRELVARHFGPDAELPRIDVEHILRLGMETYPGGEPNLFNMAVMGLRLGQRANGVSVLHGQVSREMFSGLWPGFDPAEVPITSVTNGVHAPTWVAPEVFRLGARQIGAQRTEDALTVGGSDRWDAVADIPDQDIWELRRSLREQLVTEVRERLYASWRQRGAGTAELGWIDGVLDPDVLTIGFARRVPSYKRLTLMLRDRDRLMDLLLHSERPVQIVVAGKAHPADDGGKRLVQELVRFADDPRVRHRIVFLPDYGMAMAQKLYPGCDIWLNNPLRPLEACGTSGMKAALNGCLNLSVLDGWWDEWFQPDFGWAIPTADGTAVDDDRRDELEAAALYDLLEQRVAPRFYELGQAGLPDRWIEMVRQTLSHLGPKLLAGRMVREYVERLYTPAALAHRSMDHTSARELAGWKSRVRAAWPHITVDHVETTAATATAELGSTLSLRVLVGLGDLAPDDVEVQAVSGRVDSEDRITDGTTFPLKPAGGPDAEGRWLYEGPLALDRTGPFGYTVRILPAHRLLASNAELGLVAVPAEELVEGAGVLMR; translated from the coding sequence GTGAAGGCCATCCGCAGGTTCACCGTGCGTCCCGTACTCCCGGAAGCCCTCCACCCCCTCAGCGATCTGGCGCGCAACCTGCGCTGGTCCTGGCATGCCGAGACCCGTGACCTCTTCCAGTCCGTGGACCCCGAACGCTGGACCGCCTCCGGCTGCGATCCCGTACAGCTCCTCGGGAGCGTGTCGTCCGGACGGCTGGCCCAGCTGGCCGGCGACCGAAGGTTCCTCAGGCGGCTGTCCGCCGCCGCCGACGACCTCAACGACTACGTGACGGGGGACCGCTGGTACCAGTCCCAGCCGCCCGAACTCCCCGCCGCCATCGCCTACTTCTCACCCGAGTTCGGCATCACCGCCGCGCTCCCGCAGTACTCCGGCGGCCTCGGCATCCTCGCCGGGGACCATCTCAAGGCCGCCAGCGACCTCGGCGTACCCCTGATCGGCGTCGGACTGCTCTACCGGCACGGCTACTTCCGCCAGTCCCTGTCCCGGGACGGCTGGCAGCAGGAGCACTATCCCGTCCTGGACCCCAACGAACTGCCCGTCTCCCTGCTGCGTGAGGCCGACGGCACCCCCTCCCAGGTCTCCCTGGCCCTGCCCGGCGGTACGGCCCTGCACGCGCGGATCTGGCTGGCCCAGGTCGGCCGGGTGCCCCTGCTGCTGCTCGACTCCGACGTCGAGGAGAACGACCTCGGCGAGCGCGGCGTCACCGACCGGCTGTACGGCGGCGGCAGCGAGCACCGGCTGCTCCAGGAGATGCTGCTCGGCATCGGCGGGGTGCGGGCCGTGCGCACGTACTGCCGGCTCACCGGCCACGCGAAGCCCGAGGTGTTCCACACGAACGAGGGCCACGCGGGCTTCCTCGGCCTGGAGCGCATCCACGAACTGTCCTACGAGGACCTCGACTTCGAGGCCGCGCTGGAGGCGGTCAGGGCCGGCACCGTCTTCACGACCCACACCCCCGTGCCCGCCGGCATCGACCGCTTCGACCGGGAGCTGGTGGCCCGCCACTTCGGACCCGACGCGGAACTCCCGCGCATCGACGTCGAACACATCCTGCGCCTCGGCATGGAGACCTACCCGGGCGGCGAGCCGAACCTCTTCAACATGGCCGTCATGGGACTGCGGCTCGGCCAGCGCGCGAACGGCGTCTCCGTCCTGCACGGCCAGGTCAGCCGGGAGATGTTCTCGGGCCTGTGGCCGGGCTTCGACCCGGCCGAGGTCCCCATCACCTCCGTGACGAACGGCGTCCACGCCCCCACCTGGGTGGCCCCCGAGGTGTTCCGGCTCGGCGCCCGGCAGATCGGCGCGCAGCGCACCGAGGACGCCCTGACCGTCGGCGGCTCCGACCGCTGGGACGCCGTCGCCGACATCCCCGACCAGGACATCTGGGAGCTGCGCCGCTCCCTGCGCGAGCAACTGGTGACGGAGGTACGGGAGCGGCTGTACGCGTCCTGGCGGCAGCGGGGCGCGGGGACGGCCGAACTGGGCTGGATCGACGGCGTACTGGACCCGGACGTCCTGACGATCGGCTTCGCCCGCCGCGTCCCCTCCTACAAACGCCTGACGCTGATGCTGCGGGACCGCGACCGGCTCATGGACCTGCTGCTGCACTCCGAGCGGCCCGTGCAGATCGTGGTGGCGGGCAAGGCCCACCCGGCCGACGACGGCGGCAAGCGTCTCGTGCAGGAACTGGTGCGCTTCGCGGACGACCCGCGCGTACGCCACCGCATCGTCTTCCTCCCCGACTACGGCATGGCGATGGCGCAGAAGCTGTACCCCGGCTGCGACATCTGGCTCAACAACCCGCTGCGCCCCCTGGAGGCGTGCGGCACCTCCGGCATGAAGGCCGCGCTGAACGGCTGCCTCAACCTGTCGGTCCTGGACGGCTGGTGGGACGAATGGTTCCAGCCGGACTTCGGCTGGGCGATCCCCACCGCGGACGGCACCGCGGTCGACGACGACCGCCGCGACGAGCTGGAGGCCGCCGCCCTCTACGACCTGCTGGAACAGCGGGTGGCCCCGCGCTTCTACGAACTCGGCCAGGCCGGACTGCCCGACCGCTGGATCGAGATGGTCCGCCAGACCCTCTCCCACCTCGGCCCCAAGCTCCTGGCCGGACGCATGGTCCGCGAGTACGTCGAACGCCTCTACACCCCGGCGGCCCTGGCCCACCGCTCCATGGACCACACGTCCGCGAGGGAGCTCGCGGGGTGGAAGTCGCGGGTGCGGGCGGCCTGGCCGCACATCACGGTCGACCACGTCGAGACGACGGCCGCGACCGCCACGGCCGAACTGGGCTCGACGCTCTCCCTGCGGGTCCTCGTCGGCCTCGGCGACCTGGCCCCGGACGACGTCGAGGTCCAGGCGGTCTCGGGCCGCGTGGACTCCGAGGACCGCATCACGGACGGCACGACGTTCCCGCTGAAACCGGCGGGCGGCCCGGACGCGGAGGGCCGCTGGCTCTACGAGGGCCCGCTCGCCCTCGACCGCACCGGCCCCTTCGGCTACACGGTCCGCATCCTCCCGGCCCACCGGCTCCTCGCCTCCAACGCGGAACTGGGCCTGGTGGCGGTCCCGGCGGAGGAGCTGGTGGAGGGAGCGGGGGTGCTGATGCGGTGA
- a CDS encoding ABC transporter ATP-binding protein: MSARLPVAGPAEVRAAAARLIRADGRAFTAVLVLNALAAAAGLAGPWLLGRIIDEVRAGAGVAAVDRLALVVLVCAPVQLLLARAARFVGHRFGERTLARVREEFVDRTLALPASVVERAGTGDLTARGTADVAAVGTTLRDVGPELLISSVEALFLIGAVFLLDPLLGVCAVLAQAGIWWALRWYLRRARPAYLAEGAATSEVAEIVSATTAGARTVEAFGLQRRRVAASRDALDASRRTRMRTLDLRSVFFLSVEISNVLPVAVVLLVGGALHARGAMSVGAVVAAALYLRQLESPLDTILMRVEQLQSSGASFARVEGLARAPRTGAGSPSGTPSGAPSKASAPVDDRIDVRGVRYAYERGGEVLRGVDLTVRPGERLAVVGPSGAGKTTLSRLLAGVDVPGSGSVTVGGVPIAGLDPEQLRRQVVLVTQEHHVFLGSVRDNLLIADPAADDAALWAALAAVGADDWVRELPDGLGTELGPGGRPPAAGHARPPGGAPVTDGSRAQQLALARVVLADPHTLILDEATALLDPATARHTERALAAVLEGRTVIAIAHRLHTAHDADRVAVMEDGRLTELGTHEGLVAAGGAYAALWHSWHGEHPPGS, encoded by the coding sequence GTGAGCGCGCGGCTGCCGGTCGCCGGACCGGCCGAGGTGCGCGCCGCCGCCGCCCGCCTGATCCGCGCGGACGGCCGCGCCTTCACCGCCGTACTCGTCCTGAACGCGCTGGCCGCCGCCGCCGGGCTGGCCGGTCCCTGGCTGCTCGGCCGCATCATCGACGAGGTCAGGGCCGGTGCCGGGGTCGCCGCCGTGGACCGGCTTGCGCTCGTCGTCCTGGTCTGCGCGCCCGTCCAGTTGCTGCTGGCGCGGGCCGCCCGCTTCGTGGGGCACCGGTTCGGGGAGCGGACGCTGGCGCGGGTGCGCGAGGAGTTCGTCGACCGGACGCTGGCCCTGCCCGCGTCCGTGGTGGAGCGGGCGGGCACCGGGGATCTGACGGCCCGGGGCACCGCCGACGTGGCCGCGGTGGGCACGACCCTGCGCGACGTGGGGCCCGAGCTGCTGATCTCCTCGGTGGAGGCGCTGTTCCTCATCGGCGCGGTCTTCCTGCTCGATCCGCTGCTGGGCGTCTGCGCGGTGCTGGCCCAGGCCGGTATCTGGTGGGCCCTGCGGTGGTATCTGCGCCGGGCCCGCCCCGCCTATCTGGCCGAGGGCGCCGCCACCTCGGAGGTCGCCGAGATCGTCTCGGCCACCACGGCCGGCGCGCGCACGGTCGAGGCGTTCGGGCTGCAGCGGCGGCGCGTCGCCGCGAGCCGCGACGCACTCGACGCGTCCCGCCGCACCCGCATGCGCACGCTGGACCTGCGGTCGGTGTTCTTCCTGTCCGTGGAGATCTCGAACGTCCTGCCGGTGGCCGTCGTCCTGCTGGTGGGCGGCGCCCTGCACGCGCGGGGCGCGATGAGTGTGGGCGCCGTCGTCGCGGCGGCCCTGTATCTGCGCCAGTTGGAGTCACCGCTCGACACGATCCTGATGCGGGTGGAGCAACTGCAGAGCAGCGGCGCCTCGTTCGCACGGGTGGAGGGCCTCGCCCGGGCCCCGCGCACCGGGGCGGGCTCGCCGTCGGGAACGCCGTCGGGAGCGCCGTCGAAGGCCTCCGCCCCGGTGGACGACCGGATCGACGTACGGGGGGTGCGGTACGCGTACGAGCGCGGCGGTGAGGTGCTGCGCGGAGTCGACCTGACCGTACGGCCCGGGGAGCGGCTGGCCGTCGTGGGCCCCTCGGGCGCCGGGAAGACGACCCTGAGCCGGCTGCTCGCGGGAGTCGACGTGCCGGGCTCCGGCAGCGTGACGGTCGGCGGGGTGCCGATCGCCGGGCTGGACCCGGAGCAGCTGCGGCGGCAGGTCGTGCTCGTCACCCAGGAGCACCACGTGTTCCTGGGCTCGGTCCGCGACAATCTGCTGATCGCCGATCCGGCCGCCGACGACGCCGCGTTGTGGGCGGCGCTCGCGGCGGTCGGCGCCGACGACTGGGTCCGTGAACTGCCGGACGGGCTCGGCACGGAGCTGGGCCCCGGCGGCCGTCCCCCGGCCGCGGGCCACGCCCGGCCGCCGGGCGGGGCGCCCGTCACGGACGGTTCCCGGGCCCAGCAACTGGCGCTGGCCCGGGTGGTGCTGGCCGACCCGCACACCCTGATCCTCGACGAGGCCACGGCACTGCTCGACCCGGCGACCGCACGGCACACGGAGCGCGCGCTGGCCGCCGTACTCGAAGGGCGCACCGTCATCGCCATCGCGCACCGGCTGCACACCGCGCACGACGCGGACCGGGTGGCCGTGATGGAGGACGGCCGGCTGACCGAACTCGGCACGCACGAAGGTCTCGTGGCGGCCGGCGGTGCCTACGCGGCGCTGTGGCACTCGTGGCACGGCGAGCACCCGCCCGGCTCCTGA
- a CDS encoding DUF1990 family protein, whose protein sequence is MPFTYEDVGATRDGRCPPGFHPLHVRTRIGEGHEVFTSASQAVMTWELHKAAGVTITTDAPEAAPGVDVTVGLGSLIKAPCRVVWTLDEPRRAGWAYGTLAGHPESGEEAFVVDRTGDGTVWLTVTAFSRPAKWYTRAGGPATRGLQHAYARRCGAVLRRMCAEFDQA, encoded by the coding sequence ATGCCCTTCACGTACGAGGACGTGGGCGCGACCCGCGACGGCCGGTGCCCACCCGGCTTCCACCCGCTGCACGTCCGCACCCGCATAGGAGAGGGCCACGAGGTCTTCACCTCCGCCTCCCAGGCGGTCATGACCTGGGAACTCCACAAGGCGGCCGGTGTCACCATCACGACGGACGCCCCCGAGGCCGCCCCGGGCGTCGACGTGACGGTCGGTCTGGGCTCCCTCATCAAGGCGCCCTGCCGGGTGGTCTGGACCCTCGACGAACCCCGCCGCGCCGGCTGGGCCTACGGCACCCTGGCCGGCCACCCGGAGTCCGGCGAGGAGGCGTTCGTGGTCGACCGCACGGGCGACGGCACGGTCTGGCTGACCGTGACCGCCTTCAGCCGCCCGGCGAAGTGGTACACCCGCGCGGGCGGCCCGGCGACGCGCGGCCTGCAGCACGCTTACGCGCGGCGGTGCGGGGCGGTGCTGCGGCGGATGTGCGCGGAGTTCGACCAGGCGTAG